One genomic window of Kaistia geumhonensis includes the following:
- a CDS encoding energy-coupling factor ABC transporter permease, whose amino-acid sequence MHIEPGLVSPDKIWLSYVTGAAAGAYALKLAADSIRARGAVSLIGRSAAATALVFSFFEVLPHVPVGVSEVHLILGSTLFLIFGAAPAALGLALGLLLQGLTFAPFDLPQYGMNVTTLLVPLFGLSMLAGRVIAPGTPYVELRYRQALALSTAYQAGIVAWVAFWAFYGQGFTAENTAAISTFGGAYLLVIVVEPLVDLAVLASAKALKGLRGNPLLERRLFETA is encoded by the coding sequence ATGCATATCGAACCCGGCCTCGTATCGCCCGACAAGATCTGGCTCAGCTATGTGACCGGCGCGGCCGCCGGCGCCTACGCCCTGAAGCTCGCGGCGGACAGCATCCGCGCGCGGGGCGCCGTCTCGCTCATCGGGCGCAGCGCCGCCGCGACCGCGCTCGTCTTCTCGTTCTTCGAGGTGCTGCCGCATGTGCCGGTCGGCGTCTCGGAGGTGCATCTCATCCTCGGCTCGACGCTGTTCCTCATCTTCGGCGCCGCGCCGGCGGCGCTCGGCCTCGCGCTCGGGCTGCTGCTGCAGGGCCTCACCTTCGCGCCGTTCGACCTGCCGCAATACGGCATGAACGTCACCACGCTGCTGGTGCCGCTGTTCGGTCTCTCGATGCTGGCTGGCCGCGTCATCGCGCCCGGCACGCCCTATGTCGAGCTCCGCTATCGCCAGGCGCTGGCGCTTTCGACGGCCTATCAGGCCGGCATCGTCGCCTGGGTCGCCTTCTGGGCGTTCTATGGCCAGGGCTTCACGGCCGAGAACACCGCCGCGATCTCCACCTTCGGCGGCGCCTATCTGCTCGTCATCGTCGTCGAGCCGCTCGTCGATCTCGCCGTTCTCGCCTCCGCCAAGGCGCTCAAGGGCCTGCGCGGCAATCCGCTCCTCGAGCGCCGCCTGTTCGAGACCGCCTGA
- a CDS encoding AraC family transcriptional regulator, translating into MPHRRLQRIGPLVGLPDIVRSHGVSMDAIVEGSGIEAEAFSNRDGVAPFVAICRVMDRAVKLTGQRHLGLEIGLAQDHRALGTVGQLVAHAPTLGEAIQDFVRNQHRNSRGAVTFLMPHGEGFHLGYGIYDRYETGADQLYDLAMAVAVNAIRSLAGTRAGPIEVLVCHRGNAPRSHYEAALGCPVRLNQPYAALALSAEAMRLPIAGHDRAERARLAALLDESPPFGAPDFDARVRHLLKPAILMGDASAETIARQIGIHLRTLNRRLKDEGVTFRAIEQQVRFSIACELLSLTDLDVADISETLAYGTPSAFDRAFRRWTGISPTRWRRGSASGEPR; encoded by the coding sequence ATGCCGCATAGACGCTTGCAACGGATCGGCCCGCTCGTGGGCCTGCCCGATATCGTCCGCAGCCATGGCGTGTCGATGGACGCGATAGTGGAGGGCAGCGGCATCGAGGCCGAGGCCTTCTCCAATCGCGACGGCGTCGCCCCTTTCGTCGCCATCTGCCGAGTGATGGATCGGGCGGTGAAGCTGACCGGCCAGCGCCATCTCGGCCTCGAGATCGGCCTGGCGCAGGATCACCGGGCGCTCGGGACGGTCGGCCAGCTCGTGGCCCATGCGCCGACGCTCGGCGAGGCCATTCAGGATTTCGTCCGCAACCAGCACCGCAACTCGCGCGGCGCGGTCACCTTCCTGATGCCGCATGGCGAGGGATTCCACCTCGGCTACGGCATTTATGACCGTTACGAAACGGGGGCCGACCAGCTCTACGACCTCGCCATGGCGGTGGCCGTCAACGCGATCCGAAGCCTTGCCGGGACGCGCGCCGGCCCCATCGAGGTCCTCGTCTGCCATCGCGGCAACGCACCGCGCAGTCATTACGAGGCGGCGCTCGGCTGCCCGGTCCGGCTCAATCAGCCCTATGCGGCTCTGGCGCTGAGCGCAGAGGCGATGCGCCTGCCGATCGCCGGCCATGACCGGGCCGAACGCGCGCGGCTCGCCGCGCTTCTCGACGAAAGCCCGCCCTTCGGCGCGCCCGATTTCGATGCCCGCGTCCGCCACCTGCTGAAGCCTGCCATCCTGATGGGGGATGCCTCCGCCGAGACGATCGCCCGGCAGATCGGCATCCATCTCAGAACGCTCAACCGCCGCCTGAAGGACGAGGGCGTGACCTTCCGCGCCATCGAGCAGCAGGTCCGCTTCTCGATCGCCTGCGAATTGCTGAGCCTGACCGATCTCGACGTCGCGGACATTTCCGAAACGCTCGCCTATGGGACGCCCAGCGCCTTCGACCGGGCCTTCCGCCGCTGGACCGGCATATCGCCGACCCGCTGGCGGCGCGGCTCGGCATCGGGCGAGCCGCGGTGA
- a CDS encoding response regulator transcription factor, which yields MSAGRVLVVDDEPPIRRLLKAGLGTQGYEVIEAADGATARVAMAEERPDGVILDLGLPDIGGEALLEGWRRSGVTVPILILSSRTGEAGIVKALDAGADDYVTKPFGIDELVARLRVALRHRVQAEGAAPVFRTGGLSVDLVRRIVRLDGAEIHLSPKEYEILALLARHAGKVITHQQLMKAVWGGAIDAQQLRVYVRQVRQKLKDDPARPFYIRTETGVGYRLREAD from the coding sequence GTGAGCGCCGGCCGCGTCCTCGTCGTCGACGACGAGCCGCCGATCCGCCGCCTGCTGAAGGCCGGGCTCGGGACGCAGGGCTACGAGGTGATCGAGGCGGCCGACGGCGCGACGGCGCGCGTGGCGATGGCGGAGGAGCGGCCGGACGGCGTGATCCTCGATCTCGGTCTGCCCGATATCGGCGGCGAGGCGCTTCTCGAAGGCTGGCGCCGGTCCGGCGTCACGGTGCCGATCCTCATCCTCTCCAGCCGCACGGGAGAGGCCGGCATCGTCAAGGCGCTGGACGCCGGCGCGGACGACTATGTGACGAAGCCGTTCGGCATCGACGAACTCGTCGCACGGCTCCGCGTGGCGCTGCGTCACCGCGTTCAGGCGGAGGGCGCCGCGCCGGTCTTCAGGACGGGCGGGCTCAGCGTCGATCTCGTCCGCCGCATCGTCCGCCTCGACGGAGCCGAGATCCATCTCTCGCCGAAGGAATACGAGATCCTGGCGCTCCTGGCTCGCCACGCCGGCAAGGTGATCACTCACCAGCAATTGATGAAGGCCGTCTGGGGCGGGGCGATCGACGCGCAGCAGCTGCGCGTCTATGTCCGCCAGGTCCGCCAGAAGCTCAAGGACGATCCCGCGCGGCCCTTCTATATCCGCACCGAGACCGGCGTCGGCTACCGTCTGCGCGAGGCCGACTGA
- a CDS encoding sensor histidine kinase, with the protein MAEETDGEGHRPSPDALLEAARREGRGRLKLFLGAAPGVGKTYEMLETGRARLAAGTDVVIGVVETHGRAETEALVAPFETIARRQIPYRGQMLDEMDLDAILARRPELVLVDELAHTNAPGSRHPKRYMDVEELLAAGIDVYSTLNIQHVESLNDVVAQITRVRIRETVPDSVLDAADDIEVVDLSPADLIQRLHEGKIYLPRTAKRAIDHFFSPGNLTALRELALRRTAQRVDQQLLSHMQSHAIAGPWAAGERVLVCVSEDPRAQALVRYAKRLADRLRAPFVALHIETARTRMLDETAQERIADALRLAEHLGGEAVTLPGGGRRIADDVLGYARRQNVNHIVIGKSERSRFFEILHGSVVHDLVRRAGTISVHVIAGEAIDAAAPHQAPPPPHAATRPGPYVAAAAIGTAALGIGKLIEPLVGAGSVDLVFLLGVVVVASYGGLWPALFATAVSLLAYNFFFLPPTWTFTIADPTNVAALVVFTIVTFLVANLAARARAEAVVARSRAAATEALYSFSRKLAAVGTIDDVLWATAYQIASMLDMRVVLLLSEDGEFAVRAGYPPEDQLDEADIAAAKWAFANNQPAGRGADTLPGARRFFMPLSTGRGPIGAVGIDSDERSGPLLTPDQRRLLDALAGQAALAIERVFLAADVERARRDAEADRLRQALLSSISHDLRTPLAAILGAVGTLRGYGADLDPATRDELLATTEAEAERLNRFINNLLDMTRLEAGAIRPATIPTDPDEIVGSLAERVAAVVSRHRFVVDVAPNLPMVAVDPVLIEQALFNLVDNAAKYAPAGTTITLAARREGDTVAIAVLDEGPGLGAEELERVFDKFYRVEKGDSVRAGTGLGLSISRGFVEAMGGSLTAARRPDRPGLAFTIRLPAHAGERG; encoded by the coding sequence ATGGCCGAGGAAACGGACGGCGAGGGGCACCGACCCTCGCCCGACGCCCTGCTCGAGGCGGCGCGGCGCGAGGGCCGCGGCCGCCTCAAGCTGTTTCTCGGCGCGGCGCCCGGCGTCGGCAAGACCTACGAGATGCTCGAGACCGGCCGGGCCCGTCTCGCGGCCGGCACCGATGTCGTCATCGGCGTGGTCGAGACGCATGGCCGCGCCGAGACCGAGGCGCTGGTCGCGCCCTTCGAGACCATCGCGCGCCGGCAGATTCCCTATCGCGGCCAGATGCTGGACGAGATGGATCTCGACGCCATCCTGGCGCGGCGGCCCGAACTCGTGCTCGTCGACGAACTCGCCCACACCAACGCGCCCGGCAGCCGCCATCCGAAGCGCTACATGGATGTCGAGGAACTGCTCGCGGCCGGCATCGACGTCTATTCGACGCTCAACATCCAGCATGTCGAGAGCCTCAACGACGTGGTGGCGCAGATCACGCGGGTGCGCATCCGCGAGACCGTGCCGGATTCGGTCCTCGACGCGGCGGACGACATCGAGGTGGTCGACCTCTCGCCCGCCGACCTCATCCAGCGCCTGCATGAAGGCAAGATCTATCTGCCTCGCACCGCGAAGCGGGCGATCGACCACTTCTTCTCGCCCGGCAACCTGACGGCGCTCAGGGAGCTCGCCCTGCGCCGCACCGCGCAGCGGGTCGACCAGCAGCTGCTCAGCCACATGCAGAGCCATGCCATCGCCGGTCCCTGGGCGGCCGGAGAGCGGGTGCTGGTCTGCGTGAGCGAGGATCCGCGCGCGCAGGCGCTCGTCCGCTATGCGAAGCGCCTCGCCGACCGGCTGCGCGCGCCCTTCGTCGCGCTTCACATCGAGACGGCGCGCACCCGCATGCTGGACGAGACAGCGCAGGAGCGCATCGCCGATGCGCTGCGCCTCGCCGAGCATCTCGGCGGCGAGGCGGTGACGCTGCCGGGCGGCGGGCGGCGTATCGCCGACGACGTGCTCGGCTATGCGCGGCGCCAGAACGTCAACCACATCGTCATCGGCAAGTCCGAACGCTCGCGCTTCTTCGAGATCCTGCACGGCTCGGTGGTGCACGACCTCGTGCGGCGCGCCGGCACGATCAGCGTCCATGTCATCGCCGGCGAGGCGATCGACGCGGCCGCGCCGCATCAGGCGCCGCCGCCCCCGCACGCCGCCACGCGACCCGGCCCCTATGTCGCCGCGGCGGCGATCGGCACCGCGGCGCTCGGCATCGGCAAGCTGATCGAGCCGCTGGTCGGCGCCGGCAGCGTCGATCTCGTCTTCCTGCTCGGCGTCGTCGTGGTCGCGAGCTATGGCGGCCTGTGGCCGGCGCTGTTCGCGACGGCGGTTTCGCTGCTCGCCTACAACTTCTTCTTCCTGCCGCCGACCTGGACCTTCACCATCGCCGACCCGACCAATGTCGCGGCGCTGGTGGTCTTCACCATCGTGACCTTCCTCGTCGCCAATCTCGCGGCACGGGCGCGGGCCGAGGCCGTCGTCGCGAGGAGCCGCGCCGCCGCGACCGAGGCGCTCTATTCCTTCAGCCGGAAGCTCGCAGCCGTCGGCACGATCGACGACGTGCTCTGGGCAACGGCCTACCAGATCGCCTCGATGCTCGACATGCGCGTGGTCCTGCTCCTGAGCGAGGACGGCGAGTTCGCCGTCCGTGCCGGCTATCCGCCCGAGGACCAGCTCGACGAAGCCGACATCGCCGCCGCGAAATGGGCCTTCGCCAACAACCAGCCGGCCGGCCGCGGCGCCGATACGCTTCCGGGCGCGCGGCGCTTCTTCATGCCGCTCTCGACCGGGCGCGGCCCGATCGGCGCGGTCGGCATCGACAGCGACGAGCGCAGCGGACCGCTGCTGACGCCCGACCAGCGCCGGCTGCTCGATGCGCTGGCCGGGCAGGCGGCGCTCGCCATCGAGCGCGTGTTCCTCGCCGCGGATGTCGAGCGCGCGCGCCGCGACGCGGAAGCCGACCGGCTGCGCCAGGCGCTGCTGTCCTCGATCTCGCATGACCTGCGAACCCCGCTCGCCGCCATTCTCGGCGCCGTCGGCACGCTGCGCGGCTATGGCGCCGACCTCGACCCGGCGACGCGCGACGAACTCCTGGCGACGACCGAGGCGGAGGCGGAGCGCCTCAACCGGTTCATCAACAATCTCCTCGACATGACGCGGCTCGAAGCCGGCGCGATCCGCCCCGCCACCATCCCCACCGATCCCGACGAGATCGTCGGCAGCCTCGCCGAGCGCGTTGCGGCCGTCGTGTCCCGCCACCGCTTCGTCGTCGACGTCGCGCCGAACCTGCCGATGGTCGCCGTCGATCCCGTCCTGATCGAGCAGGCCCTCTTCAATCTCGTCGACAACGCCGCCAAATATGCGCCCGCGGGCACGACCATCACGCTGGCGGCCCGGCGCGAGGGTGATACGGTCGCAATTGCCGTGCTCGACGAGGGGCCGGGTCTCGGCGCCGAGGAGCTGGAGCGCGTGTTCGACAAGTTCTATCGCGTGGAGAAGGGCGACAGCGTGCGCGCGGGAACCGGCCTCGGGCTTTCCATCAGCCGCGGTTTCGTCGAGGCGATGGGCGGCAGCCTCACGGCGGCGCGCCGCCCGGACAGGCCGGGCCTCGCCTTCACCATCCGCCTGCCCGCCCATGCCGGAGAGCGGGGGTGA
- a CDS encoding K(+)-transporting ATPase subunit C, with amino-acid sequence MLKQIRPALVLLVLFTVLTGLAYPLGMTGLARALFPDKAGGSLVTRDGRIVGSALIGQNFAGEAYFHGRPSATLGPDPADPAKSVAAPYNASNSMGSNLGPSNPALIDRVTAERDALAATNPGAPVPMDLVTTSGSGLDPDISPEAAFFQVPRVARARAMDEAAVRAIVAAHVDGRLFGIIGEPRVNVLALNLDLDSRAGG; translated from the coding sequence ATGCTGAAACAGATCCGTCCCGCTCTCGTCCTCCTCGTCCTCTTCACCGTGCTGACCGGTCTCGCCTATCCGCTCGGCATGACCGGTCTCGCCAGGGCCCTGTTCCCGGACAAGGCCGGGGGCAGCCTCGTCACGCGCGACGGCAGGATCGTCGGATCAGCGCTCATCGGCCAGAACTTTGCCGGCGAAGCATATTTCCACGGCCGGCCCTCGGCGACGCTCGGCCCCGATCCGGCCGACCCCGCGAAGTCGGTCGCCGCGCCCTACAACGCGTCGAACTCCATGGGCTCCAATCTCGGCCCGTCCAACCCGGCGCTGATCGACCGCGTCACGGCCGAGCGCGACGCGCTGGCCGCGACCAATCCCGGCGCCCCCGTCCCGATGGATCTCGTCACGACGAGCGGCAGTGGCCTCGACCCGGACATCTCGCCGGAGGCGGCGTTCTTCCAGGTGCCGCGCGTCGCCAGGGCCCGTGCCATGGACGAGGCGGCCGTGAGGGCGATCGTGGCCGCGCATGTCGACGGCCGGCTCTTCGGCATCATCGGCGAGCCGCGCGTGAATGTCCTCGCGCTCAATCTCGATCTCGACAGCCGCGCCGGCGGATAG
- the kdpB gene encoding potassium-transporting ATPase subunit KdpB: MSKSPSATAGPAGSRSASILDPAILLPAIGASFRKLDPRKLARNPVIFVVALVTLLTTVLFIRDVAAGRPGLGFSLQINLWLWFTVLFANFAEAVAEGRGKAQADALRRTRSETEAKLLSGDDLTAWHRVPGASLKVGDVVLVEAGDIIPSDGEVIEGVASVNEAAITGESAPVIRESGGDRSAVTGGTEVLSDWIRVRITAAAGSTFLDRMISLVEGAERQKTPNEIALNILLAGMTLIFVFATATIPSFATYAGGSIPVLMLVALFVTLIPTTIGALLSAIGIAGMDRLVRFNVLAMSGRAVEAAGDVDTLLLDKTGTITLGNRQATEFRPVRGVTAAELANAAQLASLADETPEGRSITVLAKEKYDIRARDMAGLSARFVPFTAQTRMSGVDIGNDVIRKGAVDAVLAYVGADPATSALAREVNAIAGEIAKTGGTPLAVAENGRLLGVVQLKDIVKGGIRERFAELRRMGIRTVMITGDNPMTAAAIAAEAGVDDFLAQATPEAKLALIRAEQAKGKLVAMCGDGTNDAPALAQADVGVAMNTGTVAAREAGNMVDLDSDPTKLIEIVEIGKQLLMTRGALTTFSIANDIAKYFAIIPAMFVAFYPELGALNVMGLATPESAILSAIIFNALVIVALIPLALRGVSYRPVGAAELLRRNLLVYGLGGILVPFVGIKLIDMAVAALGLA; encoded by the coding sequence ATGTCCAAGTCCCCTTCCGCGACTGCCGGCCCGGCCGGGTCGCGTTCCGCGAGCATCCTCGACCCGGCCATCCTGCTGCCGGCCATCGGCGCCTCGTTCCGCAAGCTCGATCCGCGCAAGCTCGCCCGCAACCCGGTCATCTTCGTCGTCGCCCTGGTGACGCTGCTCACCACCGTCCTCTTCATCCGCGACGTCGCGGCCGGCCGCCCCGGCCTCGGCTTCTCGCTGCAGATCAATCTCTGGCTCTGGTTCACCGTCCTCTTCGCGAATTTCGCGGAAGCGGTGGCCGAGGGGCGCGGCAAGGCGCAGGCGGATGCGCTGCGCCGCACCCGCAGCGAGACCGAGGCGAAGCTGCTCTCCGGCGACGACCTCACCGCATGGCACCGCGTTCCCGGCGCGAGCCTCAAGGTCGGCGACGTCGTGCTCGTCGAGGCCGGTGACATCATCCCCTCGGACGGCGAGGTGATCGAAGGCGTCGCCTCCGTCAACGAGGCCGCGATCACCGGCGAGTCGGCGCCCGTCATCCGCGAATCCGGCGGCGACCGCTCGGCGGTGACCGGCGGCACCGAGGTGCTGTCCGACTGGATCCGCGTGCGCATCACCGCCGCCGCCGGCTCCACCTTCCTCGACCGCATGATCAGCCTCGTCGAGGGCGCGGAGCGGCAGAAGACGCCGAACGAGATCGCGCTCAACATCCTGCTCGCCGGCATGACGCTGATCTTCGTCTTCGCCACAGCGACCATCCCGAGCTTCGCCACCTATGCCGGCGGTTCCATCCCGGTGCTGATGCTGGTCGCGCTGTTCGTCACGCTGATCCCGACCACCATCGGCGCGCTGCTCTCGGCGATCGGCATCGCCGGCATGGACCGCCTCGTCCGCTTCAACGTGCTGGCGATGTCGGGCCGCGCGGTGGAGGCGGCCGGCGATGTCGACACGCTGCTGCTCGACAAGACGGGCACCATCACGCTCGGCAACCGCCAGGCGACGGAGTTCCGCCCGGTGCGCGGCGTGACGGCGGCCGAGCTCGCCAATGCGGCGCAGCTCGCCTCGCTGGCCGACGAGACGCCCGAGGGCCGCTCGATCACCGTGCTCGCCAAGGAGAAATACGACATCCGCGCCCGCGACATGGCCGGCCTGTCGGCGCGTTTCGTCCCCTTCACCGCCCAGACGCGCATGAGCGGCGTCGATATCGGCAACGACGTGATCCGCAAGGGCGCGGTCGATGCGGTGCTCGCCTATGTCGGCGCCGACCCGGCGACCTCGGCGCTCGCCCGCGAGGTGAACGCCATCGCCGGCGAGATCGCCAAGACGGGCGGCACGCCGCTGGCGGTCGCCGAGAACGGCCGCCTGCTCGGCGTCGTGCAGCTCAAGGACATCGTCAAGGGCGGCATCCGCGAGCGTTTCGCCGAGCTGCGCCGCATGGGCATCCGCACCGTGATGATCACCGGCGACAACCCGATGACTGCCGCGGCCATCGCGGCGGAGGCCGGCGTCGACGACTTCCTGGCGCAGGCGACGCCCGAGGCGAAGCTCGCCCTCATCCGCGCCGAGCAGGCCAAGGGCAAGCTGGTCGCGATGTGCGGCGACGGCACCAACGACGCGCCCGCCCTCGCGCAGGCCGATGTCGGCGTCGCCATGAACACCGGCACGGTAGCGGCGCGCGAGGCCGGCAACATGGTCGATCTCGACAGCGATCCGACCAAGCTCATCGAGATCGTCGAGATCGGCAAGCAGCTGCTCATGACGCGCGGCGCGCTGACGACCTTCTCGATCGCCAACGACATCGCGAAATACTTCGCGATCATTCCGGCGATGTTCGTCGCCTTCTATCCCGAGCTCGGCGCCCTCAACGTCATGGGCCTCGCGACGCCCGAGAGCGCCATCCTGTCGGCGATCATCTTCAACGCGCTCGTCATCGTCGCGCTGATCCCGCTGGCGCTGCGCGGCGTCTCCTACCGGCCCGTTGGCGCGGCCGAACTGCTGCGCCGCAATCTCCTCGTCTACGGCCTCGGCGGCATCCTGGTGCCCTTCGTCGGCATCAAGCTGATCGACATGGCCGTCGCCGCCCTCGGTCTCGCGTGA
- the kdpA gene encoding potassium-transporting ATPase subunit KdpA has protein sequence MTLNGWLQIALFVALVLALTRPLGSYMTRVFSGERTWLSPVLAPVERGFYRLAGTSEREDQHWLAYVVAMLVFNAAGFLLLYALLRLQGKLPFNPQGMGPVPEALAFNTAVSFVTNTNWQNYGGEGTMSYLVQMAGLAVQNFLSAATGIALAVALIRGFARREAHAIGNFWVDMTRATLYVLLPISILLTLFLVWQGVPQTLAPSVEATTLEGARQVIALGPMASQIAIKMLGTNGGGFMNANAAHPFENPTALANLVQMVAIFAIGAALTNVFGRMVGNERQGFAILAAMGVLFAAGVVACYWSEASGNPLVHALGIQGGNMEGKEVRFGIALSALFAVVTTAASCGAVNAMHDSFTALGGMIPLINMELGEIIVGGVGAGLYGILLFVVIAVFIAGLMVGRTPEYIGKKIEAREVKLALLALLILPLAMLGFTAVATVLPSAVASIANPGPHGFSEILYAYTSAAANNGSAFGGLTGNTDWYNITLGIAMFVGRFLMIVPAVAIAGSLAAKKTVPASAGTLPTDGGLFVGLLVGAILVIGGLTFFPALALGPIVEHFQILARAGG, from the coding sequence ATGACCCTCAACGGCTGGCTCCAGATCGCCCTCTTCGTCGCGCTGGTGCTGGCGCTGACGCGGCCGCTCGGCAGCTACATGACCCGCGTCTTCTCCGGCGAGCGGACCTGGCTCTCGCCCGTCCTCGCCCCGGTCGAGCGCGGCTTCTACCGGCTCGCCGGCACCTCGGAGCGCGAGGACCAGCACTGGCTGGCCTATGTCGTCGCCATGCTCGTCTTCAACGCGGCCGGCTTCCTGCTGCTCTACGCGCTGCTGCGCCTGCAGGGCAAGCTGCCCTTCAATCCGCAGGGCATGGGGCCGGTGCCGGAGGCGCTCGCCTTCAATACGGCGGTCTCCTTCGTCACCAACACCAACTGGCAGAACTATGGCGGCGAGGGGACCATGTCCTATCTGGTCCAGATGGCCGGGCTGGCGGTGCAGAACTTCCTCTCCGCCGCCACCGGCATCGCGCTGGCCGTCGCGCTCATCCGCGGCTTCGCGCGCCGCGAGGCGCATGCGATCGGCAATTTCTGGGTCGATATGACCCGTGCCACGCTCTATGTGCTCTTGCCGATCTCGATCCTGCTGACGCTGTTCCTCGTCTGGCAGGGCGTACCGCAGACCCTCGCCCCATCGGTCGAGGCGACGACGCTGGAAGGCGCGCGGCAGGTGATCGCGCTCGGCCCGATGGCCTCGCAGATCGCCATCAAGATGCTCGGCACCAATGGCGGCGGCTTCATGAACGCCAATGCCGCGCATCCCTTCGAGAATCCGACCGCGCTCGCCAACCTCGTGCAGATGGTCGCGATCTTCGCCATCGGCGCGGCACTCACCAATGTCTTCGGGCGCATGGTCGGCAACGAGCGCCAGGGTTTCGCCATCCTCGCCGCCATGGGCGTGCTCTTCGCGGCGGGCGTCGTCGCCTGCTACTGGTCGGAAGCCTCCGGCAACCCGCTCGTCCATGCGCTCGGCATCCAGGGCGGCAACATGGAGGGCAAGGAGGTCCGCTTCGGCATCGCGCTCTCCGCGCTGTTCGCCGTGGTGACGACAGCCGCGTCCTGCGGCGCGGTCAACGCCATGCATGACAGCTTCACCGCGCTCGGCGGCATGATCCCGCTCATCAACATGGAGCTCGGCGAGATCATCGTCGGCGGCGTCGGCGCCGGCCTCTATGGCATCCTGCTCTTCGTGGTGATCGCGGTGTTCATCGCCGGGCTGATGGTCGGCCGCACGCCGGAATATATCGGCAAGAAGATCGAGGCGAGGGAGGTGAAGCTCGCACTGCTGGCGCTGCTGATCCTGCCGCTCGCCATGCTCGGCTTCACGGCCGTCGCGACCGTGCTGCCCTCGGCGGTGGCCTCGATCGCCAATCCCGGCCCGCACGGCTTCTCGGAGATCCTCTACGCCTACACCTCTGCGGCGGCGAACAACGGCTCGGCCTTCGGCGGCCTCACCGGCAACACCGACTGGTACAACATCACCCTTGGCATCGCGATGTTCGTCGGGCGCTTCCTGATGATCGTGCCGGCCGTCGCCATCGCCGGGTCGCTCGCCGCGAAGAAGACCGTGCCCGCCTCGGCCGGAACGCTGCCGACCGATGGCGGCCTCTTCGTCGGGCTTCTCGTCGGCGCCATCCTCGTGATCGGCGGGCTGACCTTCTTCCCGGCGCTGGCGCTCGGGCCGATCGTCGAGCACTTCCAGATCCTCGCAAGGGCCGGAGGATGA
- the kdpF gene encoding K(+)-transporting ATPase subunit F, which produces MMLDYWLGGAVTLVVLAYLTLALLRPERF; this is translated from the coding sequence ATGATGCTCGACTACTGGCTGGGCGGAGCGGTGACGCTCGTCGTCCTCGCCTATCTGACGCTCGCGCTGCTGCGCCCCGAGCGCTTCTAG